The nucleotide window CCGCCGAACACATATTCGTCATCCAGCGGAACCTGAGGTCGCGCGCGATTGCGCCGGAGCAGCCCCAGAGCCGAATTGATCCCGATGCGAACCAGCCAGCTTGAAAACTGCGATCTCCCGTCAAAGCTGCCAAGGTGTAGATACGCCCGCAACAGCGCGTCCTGCAGTGCGTCCTGAGCATCCTCTTCGTTGCGCGTCACGCGCAAAATCGCCCGGTACACGCGCCGTGCATGACGTTCGCACAGCACCGTAAACGCGCCATGGTCACCTGCACATGCCGCCTCGATTAATTGCTTTTCAAGGTCGTAGAGCGGAAGCATCGCATCTCTGCGCACACTTTCTATCTTCATCGCTGGGAGGCCTTTCAGTAGGAAGAAATACAGCGCTGTCATTAGTTATTGCGGCAGGATTTACGACATAGGCTAGCTTCAGAACAACATATGGTTCGTATCGCGTCCATGTTAGAAAAACACCACAAGTGCCAACTTATTTCACTACAGCCTCGGGGCCCCGATGATCCGTCGCACTTCGGCCTCAGCCATGGATAGGCTCAGCTGTGCCGCCAGCAGCTGAGCCCGCGATCCTGCTTCCTGCGCGTGTGCCTCACTTGTGGCCGAAGGCAGCACCTCACTCTGCTCGAACTCCCGATCGCTCAGCCGAGCTGCTTCTGCACGCGCCGTCATCACAGCTTCGGCCGCACGCGTCATCTCGCGCCATTGGTCTACTTTGTCGTAGGCCTGCTCCAGCTGTACCGTGATCTCATCTTCAAGCTTCTGTCTGCTTAACTCTGACATCTCCAGTTCCGTACGCGCATCGCGAACCTGCGACTCGCGTTTGCCTCCGTCAAACAGGTCATACTGCAATGAGAACCCAAAGATGCCAAAGTTATGTACCAGTAACGGCACACCACTCTGATAGCTATAGTGCGCAATTCCCGTCACATCCGGAATATACGCATCCTTTGCTGCTGCTAACCCTGCACGCGCCTTCTCGATTGCCTGTTCCGCCAATCTCAACTCCGGACTTCCGGCCTCTGCAATGCGCAGGCACTCTTCACGCGACGGAAGTGGCACATCCACCATCGCAGTCTCCGGATCAAGGACCAGCGGCGTATGCACCGGAAGCCCCAATAAATCGGCGAGTGAGAGCATCAGCCCATGCAATGTAAGCTCCGCCTCGAGTTCATCCTGCTTCGCTTCCAGGAATGCCGCGTGACTCTCCATCGCCGCTTCGGTCAGAGCATTGCCGCGCTCCACATCGTGCCTCGCCTCATCGTCTTTCACCGTGCGCGCCACGATCTCCTGCTTCGCCGCTTCGATTTTCTGCTGCGCAATCAAGACCTGGTCGTAGAGTTCGCGCGTCTTGAGCGTCACATCATCCTGCCCTCGCTCAAGATCGATATCCGCCATGCGTACATCTGCCTGCGCCGCGCGGTTCGCCTCATGAATCCTGAACAGTTGTGTCGCGGGCTGATCCAGATTTGTACCGCTCGTATAGCTCAGCGAAGAGCCCTGATCGAGAAACAATGTCTTCCCCGGAACCTTTCCTGTTGTAGAGAAATCGCCAAAGGCACCTGCCGGAATCGCTACACCTGCCAGCTCCGTGATGTAAGTCATCTTCGAATCATTCGCAATCTTCGGGAAATACGAGGATCGCGCGATGTCCTTCTTCTGCTTCGCATCCGCGATACCTAACTTATCCAGCTTCACATCGCGATTTTGCTTCATCGCCATATCAATTGCCTGCGGCAGTGTCAGATGCACGGGTGCAGCAGCATCCTGCGCAACGCATGCCATAGGAGCAATCCCGCACATAGCTACAGCAGTCACGCACGCACGTCGCAGCAAAGAAATCTCACGCATCATCCGGTTGGGAATTTGAACTCGAAACATATGCTCCTCAAGCTGCTTTGGCATCAGCGGCGATCACCTTGCGATACGGCACCGGAACCTTTGCCATCGCGGACACGGCCACCAGGCACACCACACAACAGCAGGCAATCAACGCAAAGCTGTCAGCAACTGCCAGAGTTAGCGCCTGTTTCTTCACTTCAGCCGCCAGCAAAACCCCGGCCCGTGCTGTAGCTGTGCCTGCAGATTGGGAAAGTATCCCCGCGCGTAGCGCTAACAGTCTGTGTACCGTAATCGAGCTGCCGGAATTTACGCCAAGCCCAAGAATGTTCGAGTGGAACTGCTCGCGCACCGACAGGAAGCGCCCCATCATCGTCGCTCCCAGCTCTCCGCCCATAAGGCGTACTGTCTGGAAATAGCCGGCGAAGGTCAGCGTATCGATTGGCCGTTTAAGAGCGCCCGTATTGATCAACTCCAAAATTAGAGAGCCAACCATCGCATTAAAGGCCAACGGCAATCCCACCGCCATCACCACCTGTGTCATCACAAAACTGGACCCCGACCATACCGAGGTAAGTTGTGCATTCATCACGCAGGCTAATCCGACCAGCCCAAAGCCTGCCCCCAACAGCAGCCGAGGATCGACCCACCGCATGAGTGCCATCGCTCCAAGTCCCAACAAGAACTGCGGCAGTCCTACCCACAGCAGTACACGGCCAGTCTGCAGTGGAAGATAACCCTGAATCGAGCCAAGGAAGTTAGGAATACTTACCACGGTCG belongs to Silvibacterium dinghuense and includes:
- a CDS encoding TolC family protein, which produces MACVAQDAAAPVHLTLPQAIDMAMKQNRDVKLDKLGIADAKQKKDIARSSYFPKIANDSKMTYITELAGVAIPAGAFGDFSTTGKVPGKTLFLDQGSSLSYTSGTNLDQPATQLFRIHEANRAAQADVRMADIDLERGQDDVTLKTRELYDQVLIAQQKIEAAKQEIVARTVKDDEARHDVERGNALTEAAMESHAAFLEAKQDELEAELTLHGLMLSLADLLGLPVHTPLVLDPETAMVDVPLPSREECLRIAEAGSPELRLAEQAIEKARAGLAAAKDAYIPDVTGIAHYSYQSGVPLLVHNFGIFGFSLQYDLFDGGKRESQVRDARTELEMSELSRQKLEDEITVQLEQAYDKVDQWREMTRAAEAVMTARAEAARLSDREFEQSEVLPSATSEAHAQEAGSRAQLLAAQLSLSMAEAEVRRIIGAPRL
- a CDS encoding RNA polymerase sigma factor encodes the protein MTALYFFLLKGLPAMKIESVRRDAMLPLYDLEKQLIEAACAGDHGAFTVLCERHARRVYRAILRVTRNEEDAQDALQDALLRAYLHLGSFDGRSQFSSWLVRIGINSALGLLRRNRARPQVPLDDEYVFGGMGEEGLPDCGVDMERNYMEREHLTHLRHAVARLRPKLREVLVMHHALDCSTRELALRMGMSESAVKSRLMRARREVMRSWSVQKMVS